In the Streptomyces coeruleoprunus genome, ACCTCGTCTTCTTCGACACGGACAGGAAGAGGACCGGCCCCGACCACGTCGGCATCTACATGGGCGGCGGCAAGTTCATCCACGCCCCGCGCCCCGGCGAGGGCGTGAAGATCTCCTCCCTGGCCGAGGGGTACTACATGGACCGCTGGATGGGCGGTCGGCGAGTCCCTGGCGTATCCGCTGACCACGCCTCCGGCGGCGGCGAGGCGCCCGAGGTGGCGCCGCGCCTAGACGCGCATGAGCTGGCGGAGACCTACGGCGCGTCGTACGCGTTCTTCAAGAGTCAGCCGGAGCTGTGGAAACTGCTGAACGGGGCCGTCCAGGCCCAGTGGACCCCGGAGAAGTTCCAGGCGGAGGTCAAGAACTCCAGCTGGTGGAAGAAGACCTCCGACACCGTGCGCCAGGCGCAGATGCTGGAGAAGACCGACCCGGCGACCTACCAGGCCACCATGGAGGCCGCCCGGGTCCAGGCCCGGCAGATCGCCGTGCGCGCCGGCGCCATCATGAGTGAGAAGAACATCTCCAATCTCGCCCGCAACATGGTGTACTACGCCTGGAACGAACAGCAGGTCATGAACTACGTCGGGCAGTACATCAAGTTCGGCGAGAACAACGTACTGGGCGGCATCGCCGGCCAGGCAGCCCGAGAGATCAAGCGCGAGGCGTACAGCCTCGGCGTCCAGGTCGGTGACCAGTCAGTCCTCAACAACGCTCAGTACCTGGTCCGCGGCATCACGACCATGGAGAAGATCCAGGCTTCCCTGCGGGAACAGGCGGCCGGGCTCTACCCGGCCTTCGCCGAGCAGATCCAGGCGGGCGCGAACATGCAGGAGCTGGCCGAGCCGTACCGGCAGATCCTGGCGCAGGAACTCCAGCTGCCGGACACGGACGTGGATCTCTTCTCCCCGAAGATCAAGGCCGCCCTGAACTACGTCGGCCAGGACGGCAGGCCCCGAGCGATGTCGCTCGCGGAGTTCACGAGCATGATCCGCGATGACCCGCAGTGGCGCCGCACTGCCGGGGCCGCGGATAAGGCCATCGGCATCGGCCGACAGGTGCTCGCACAGATGGGGCTGGTCGGATGAATTTCGAGGCTTTCTTTTGGTCCTTGACTCAGCAGGAGTCGGGCGGCAATTACGGCGCCTTGGGTATTTGGCTCAACATGCCCTACGGGCGAGACCGAGCCTACGGCCGATATCAGGTCATGGGGGCAAACGTCGGTCCGTGGACTGCCAAGTATTTTGGCAAGCGACTGACGCCGCAGCAGTTCGTTGCCAACCGCGCGGCGCAGGATGCGGTAGCTCGCGGCCATCTCAGCATGCTGGTGAAGAAGCACGGATACCGCGGCGCCGCAAGCGCCTGGTACAGCGGCAACGCCAGCCTGCACAACTCGACCAAGCCGCAGCCCGGCGGCCCCTCCATCAAGGACTATGTCGACTCGGTAATGGCCCGTGCGGGCACGTACAAGGGTGGCGGTGGCGCCTCCGAGGGCGCCACGTACGGCAGCACCGCGACCGCGACGCCGCGGCTCGATGACGACGAGCTGGCCGCGCAGTACGGCCTGTCTGCTGGCCTGATCAACAGCTCGTCCGAGCTGAAGAGCCTGTTCAAGCAGGCCGTGGCCGGCTCGTGGAGTGCAGCCAAGTTCCAGGCGCAGCTGAAGAACACCAAATGGTGGGCGACGCAGTCAGACACGCTGCGCAAGTACATCACGCTCAAGTACACCGACCCGGCGACCTGGACACAGAACCGCAAGGAGGCTGCGGCCAAGCTCAACGCACTGGCCGTCCAGGTGGGTCTTGGCAACCAGCTTAGGACGAACGGCACGCCCACCAAGATGC is a window encoding:
- a CDS encoding C40 family peptidase, yielding MARGEDIVELARKSLGVKYVWGGNDLSSGIDCSGLVQQVFKAYGISLPRVTYDQINVGFSVQPNKLRPGDLVFFDTDRKRTGPDHVGIYMGGGKFIHAPRPGEGVKISSLAEGYYMDRWMGGRRVPGVSADHASGGGEAPEVAPRLDAHELAETYGASYAFFKSQPELWKLLNGAVQAQWTPEKFQAEVKNSSWWKKTSDTVRQAQMLEKTDPATYQATMEAARVQARQIAVRAGAIMSEKNISNLARNMVYYAWNEQQVMNYVGQYIKFGENNVLGGIAGQAAREIKREAYSLGVQVGDQSVLNNAQYLVRGITTMEKIQASLREQAAGLYPAFAEQIQAGANMQELAEPYRQILAQELQLPDTDVDLFSPKIKAALNYVGQDGRPRAMSLAEFTSMIRDDPQWRRTAGAADKAIGIGRQVLAQMGLVG